One Helianthus annuus cultivar XRQ/B chromosome 7, HanXRQr2.0-SUNRISE, whole genome shotgun sequence genomic region harbors:
- the LOC110867799 gene encoding uncharacterized protein LOC110867799: MGLGPNIAMGFRTCKSAKELWDSLVEVYEGNEDMKESRRNLLQQNFNNFNHIYGETVDNQIQRFVKLVTQMQMEEIHTTNASTNRQLLNALPKSWDHHVAMIKKTKDLARCTLSEMISHIKACELDDKQRETNYKNSMLAAGFSIAPTASSDSNTALLSQGGFQMFRNTKPAPTSANVYNSGSSTQASPASAGKTSAAPSVSVASNEMVAFFSRQSKENLEIAASVINCMNAFASGNLDPPKFSMDDLDQIHPEDVEEMDITWQMAMAAFRAKNFVRKTGKNKWQNLKFTGPVKMPFEYRCYNCHEQGHLARNCTKPKVNDEQTPAQPAAPVTPNRERALVTTTGVPADSVNSGSPQVGLAQALVVQPDSPFDWSSEIERLNISAPENQATPSNIAFMASNASVSDDVKAAQEEESSAENFAFMTQILSAPVKGLTKEEIKYLK, translated from the exons ATGGGTTTGGGTCCAAACATTGCTATGGGATTTCGCACTTGTAAATCTGCCAAGGAACTTTGGGACTCTCTGGTGGAAGTGTATGAAGGTAATGAGGACATGAAAGAAAGCAGAAGGAACTTGCTGCAACAGaatttcaacaacttcaaccatatttatggtgaaacagTGGATAATCAGATCCAAAGGTTTGTCAAGCTGGTGActcaaatgcaaatggaagaaattcaCACCACAAATGCTTCGACAAATAGGCAACTTCTCAATGCATTACCCAAGAGCtgggatcatcatgttgctaTGATAAAGAAAACAAAAGATCTTGCAAGATGCACCCTGTCTGAGATGATCTCGCATATTAAAGCTTGTGAATTGGATGACAAGCAGAGAGAGACTAACTACAAGAACAGTATGCTGGCTGCCGGTTTTTCTATAGCCCCCACTGCATCCAGTGACAGCAATACAGCTCTTCTGTCTCAAGGAGGATTCCAAATGTTTCGCAATACTAAACCTGCTCCCACTTCAGCAAATGTCTACAACTCAGGGTCTTCCACTCAAGCTTCCCCTGCAAGTGCTGGAAAGACTTCTGCTGCACCTTCTGTTTCTGTTGCTAGCAATGAAATGGTTGCTTTCTTCTCTAGGCAGTCAAaggaaaatcttgaaattgcagcATCTGTCATAAATTGCATGAACGCCTTTGCTTCGGGAAATCTTGACCCTCCTAAGTTTTCCATGGATGATTTGGATCAAATTCATCCAGAGGATGTGGAAGAAATGGATATCACGTGGCAGATGGCTATGGCGGCTTTTAGAGCTAAAAACTTTGTGAGGAAGACAGGGAAAAACAAATGGCAAAATCTTAAGTTCACAGGACCCGTAAAGATGCCGTTTGAATATCGTTGTTATAATTGTCATGAACAGGGTCATTTGGCTAGAAACTGTACGAAACCCAAGGTGAATGATGAACAAACTCCAGCTCAGCCTGCTGCTCCTGTTACACCAAATCGAGAAAGAGCCCTTGTGACTACAACTGGTGTGCCTGCTGATAGTGTCAACAGTGGAAGCCCACAAGTGGGATTGGCCCAAGCTTTGGTGGTTCAGCCTGATTCGCCTTTTGACTGGAGTTCAGAGATCGAAAGATTAAACATTTCAGCTCCTGAGAATCAAGCCACCCCAAGCAATATCGCTTTCATGGCCAGCAATGCTTCTGTGAGTGACGATGTGAAGGCTGCACAGGAGGAGGAGTCGTCAGCTGAAAACTTCGCCTTCATGACTCAAATTCTGTCAGCTCCGGTTAAgggtctcaccaaagaagag ATAAAGTACCTGAAGTGA
- the LOC110867798 gene encoding protein cornichon homolog 4 yields MGEILTWLLFFFILIALVVIVVYQLMCLADLEFDYINPYDSASRINFVILPEFITHGVLCLIYLLTWHWAMFLLALPYLYYNARLYTRKQHLVDVTEIFNQLNWEKKQRLFKLGYLIFLLFITLFWMIYNALEDDEM; encoded by the exons ATGGGGGAGATACTCACATGGCTGCTCTTCTTCTTCATACTCATAGCCCTCGTTGTCATCGTCGTTTATCAG CTTATGTGCTTAGCGGATCTAGAGTTTGATTACATTAACCCTTATGATTCTGCATCCCGGATAAACTTTGTGATACTACCAGAATTCATTACACATGGCGTTTTATGCTTGATATATCTTCTGACCTGGCATTGGGCGATGTTTCTTCTTGCATTGCCATACCTTTACTACAATGCGCGATT GTACACTCGGAAACAACACCTCGTGGATGTGACTGAGATTTTTAACCAGCTCAATTGGGAAAAGAAGCAACGGCTTTTCAAACTCGGATATCTCATATTTCTTCTCTTCATCACCTTATTTTG GATGATTTATAATGCACTGGAAGACGATGAGATGTAG